The Chryseobacterium sp. LJ668 genome segment ATTTCAGATCTAAAAATTGATATTACCTTTCAGAACAAAAAAAATTATAAATACTCATCTTACTTTATCAGTCAATTAAAAGAATTCGTTCAAAAGACAAAATGGGTTCCTGCAAAAAGTTCGGGAATAACTGTAAACAGTGAAATGAGAATAACTTTATTTTTTAAATAACTTATGAAAAAAATTATTTTAGGCGCATTAATTTTGGGATTCGGAACGATCTACGCCCAAAAAGCAAAACCACAGGCCAATAAAATCGATCAAAAACTTGTCGGTTTATGGAAAGGCGGAGAAAAAGATCAGCAGATTGACGGAATGGAAAAACTATGGGTCATGGATAGGAAAGAAGATGGTACTTTCGTGCTCTTATTTACAACGGTTCAGAACTGCCAGGTTAATCAGCAAGTAGAAAAAGGACAATGGTGGATTGAGAATAACAAGTTTCATGAGCTGCATTTTGATTCAGGCAAAACAGATGTATACACTTACGAATTATTAGATAAATCCCATATAAAATTTAAATCTACAGAACAGGCATTAGAAATGGCATCCAGCGAATACACATTTATCGACACAAAAATTGAAGAAGAAAATTAAGCAAAATATATGAACTGTCCCTGCTGCTCAGGAAAATCTTACGAAGAATGTTGTAAACCTTATCACACCGGAGAAAAAAATGCTCCTACCGTAGAAGCTTTAATGCGTTCCAGATTTTCTGCATTTGCGATTCCAAACGGAGCCTATTTAATGGAAACCACACTTCCTGAAAAGCGAAAACTTCATAACAAAAGTGAATTACAGGAATGGGGAGAAATCAATGAATGGACAAAACTGGAAATTGTAAAAACTCCCGCACTCAATCAGGTTGAATTTAAAGCTTACTATACCGATGAAGATGGAAAACCACAAATTCATCATGAGTTTTCAGTTTTTAAGAAAATTCAGGCGCGATGGTATTACGTATCGGGAAAGTTTTTAAAATAAATCACCAAATAAAAATGCCCGGAAAATCGGGCATTGATATTATCTTACTGCTCTTAGTGAGCTTCGTTTCCATCAATTCCATGAGGATGGCCGTGCTGTAGCTCTTCCTCTGTAGCAGGACGTGTATTTACAATTTCTACCTGGAAATCCAACGTTTTCCCAGCCATCGGATGGTTAAGGTCTGCCACCACAACTTCCGGAGTTACTTCTACTACAAAAGCCTGGAAATTATTCCCTTCATTATCCGTAAGAGGTAAAATAGCTCCCAAAGGAGGAGTTCCTGCTTCATTGAACATATCGATTGGTAATTGTGCAATGGCTTCAGGGTCTTTTTCACCATAAGCTTCGTCGGGCTGAATTACAAAGGCTGCTTTATCGCCTGCTTTTAAACCAAGAATGTTTTGTTCAAATTTTGGAATCATCATTCCCAAACCATATAAGAATGTAAGCGGATTTTCTGCTGTTGTTTCTTCTACAAGAATCTTACTTCCATCCTCTTCGATTGTGTGAAGTATGTAGCTTACAGCTACAACATGATTGTTTTCGATTGTCATATTTTTTCTTTTTGTCGTGATGTTTTTCACGATTAATGATACAAATATACTGCTTTTGAAATCATTGACTGCCCAAATATAGTAAAAGAAACCTCAGAACAGCATCAGGTTGATCAGCCTTTTTTTGCTTCGTTTTTCTTTTTCTGTCTCAAAACATACAGGTACAAACTTTCTACTTTTGCTCTTGCCCAATCTGTTTTTCTTAAAAACTTCAAAGAAGAATTGATACTTGGATTGTCTGTGAAGCATTTGATATTAATTTGCTCGCCCAGTTTTTCAAATCCATGATAATATTCTACCAATTCTTCAAGAATTGCATCGAGACGCTTTCCGTGTAAAGGATCTTTTGATTTTTCTTCCATAACGCAGTAAAATTAAAATATTTTATCTGACTTAGCGACTAAAATTGTTTAGAGTCTTAATCTTTAGTATTTTTGACGAAGGTATTTCTTTGCAAAAAGCACCTATAAAAATTACTCATCAGCGAAAAAATATGAGCAAAAATAACGAAGCCAACAGAAAGAAAAACAAAAATAAAATCGATCAGAAAAAACGGAAGATACAGAATGCGGAAGCAGAACGAAAAGCACGTTTAAAACAAATTCGGGAAGATTTTAAGGCAAAAGAAGCGGGAAATCCCATATGAAATCTTAAATTAATGACCTGACAGTTCTAAACTCCGCTAGGTCTGAATTCAAAAAAATTGGATATCATTTCAGCAGTTGTTGGCTATTCTGCATACTTTTTTGAATCAGTTTTATTATCATTATTTCTATTCAGAATATTTTCTGCCATTTTTTTATAGTCTTCGGTCTTCATAACAACAGTTTGGTTATTTGAATTCCAAATCGTTGTAAATTTTTTAGAAATCGTAATATAACTCTCCCAATTTGTAAGATTCTGATAAAGCATCAGTGTGCAAATATCTGTTGGAGTCATAGTCTGCCAATTTTCAATAACATGAGAATGGATCCCACTAACCGTTTTTCCCACTTTTTCATCGGTAATGTTTTGAGTGATCAAACTGTTATGAAGCTTTTCCACATCTTTAACTTCATTTATATTGTTAAAAGTGATCAAGTAATCATTTCCAAAAACAACAAGATTATTTACAGTCGGTCCTGTTAAAACATAAACCTTTTTGATGTTTTTTTTGATGAGAGGTACAATATTAAAGTTTGTATTTTTATAATATTTGAATATGGTATCTGTCTTAATTGTAGCTAAAGCAATTTGTCTTATTGTAAAATACTCAGTTTCTACGGGTGTGAAATCCCTTTCTTTCAAATCAAGCTTTGCATTTTGCGAATTATAATTGGTAGGGAAAGCAATCGTTGCTAGAACCTTGTTTTCTTTTGAAAAGAAAATACATTTTGGGACTGATTCATCAATATAAGAAAAATATCCGCCTACATTTTCCATTTTTTCATAATTAGCCCTGAAAATATCTGTTCCGTACCAACTTGCCATTTCGCTACGATATAAAGCAATTCCTTCTTCATTAATTTCTTTGGAGAGCCTTTCAAGATTTTGAGCCTGAAAACAAATCGCAAGTAAAATAAAAAATGCAGCAATAATATTTTTCATATGATTAGTTTTTCCAAAAATAAGGAATAACATTTTATTTAGAAATTTTACTTTGCCTTTTTAGTTTCTTACCTTTACATTATGAAAATTCTTCATACCGCCGATTGGCATTTGGGTAAGCGTCTCGACCGTTTTTCACGTCTTGAAGAACAGGTTTTGGTCCTGAACGAAATTGTAGAAATTGCTGACCGTGAAAAAATTGATTTAGTCTTAATTGCAGGCGATCTGTTTGACAATTTTAATCCGGGTGTTGAGGCGACAGAACTCTTTTATAAAACTTTAAAGCGCCTGTCATTAAACGGGAAGCGTCCTGTCGTTGCTATTTCAGGAAATCATGACTCTCCGAGCCTTATTGATGCACCCGATCCTTTGGCCAGAGAGTGCGGAATTATTTTAATAGGTCATCCGAAAGCAAAAGTGCAGCCTTTTGAACTGGAACATTTTAAAATTTCAAAAACAGCTGACGGTTTTATTGAGCTGGAATTTAAAAATCTAAGTTTTCCTGTCAGGATTCTGCATACACCTTATGCTAACGAAGTCCGTTTAAAAGAATATTTCGGTGAAAATAAAGAAGAACAACTCAGCCATGTTTTATCTGAGAGCTGGAGACAAATTGCTGACGAATTTTGTGATAAAAAGGGTATCAATCTTTTAATGGCACATCTGTACATGAATAAAAAAGGGGCGCCACTCTTAGATGAACCGGAAGGTGAAAAACCTATTAAAATAGGAAATGCTGATCTCATTTGGTCAGACATCATTCCGCATCAGATTCAATATACGGCGTTAGGACACCTGCATGGTTTTCAAAACATCGGAACTGCAGAAAAACCTGTTGTTTATGCGTCTTCACCTTTGTGCTATAGCTTTAGTGAGGCCGGCCAGACAAAATACGTCTCTATTATTGAAGCGGAACCTAATAAACAGGTTACACTTGATAAAATGGCTTTAAAAAACGGAAAATGCGTCATTAGAAAAACGTTTGATTCTGTTGATAAAACGATTGAATGGCTTCAGGAAAACCCCAATTCTCTGGTTGAACTTACTTTAAAAAGCGAAACATTTTTAAAAGCCGAAGAAAGAAAACTCATCTATCAAACTCACAGCGGGATTGTACATCTGATTCCGAAGGTTAAAAATGAGGAATTTAATGAGAATCAGCTGAGTGAAATTAATCTTAATCAGGATATTCTGGCATTGTTTAAAGATTATTTTAAATCTAAAAATGGTGGTCAGGAAGCCAATGACGATATTATCGGCTTATTTAAAGAAATTGAAAACTACTAACCTATGATTCCTATTCAGTTGACTTTAGAAGGTCTTTATTCTTATCAGGAGCGTCAGAAAATCAATTTTGAAGATCTTACGCAGGCAGGTCTTTTCGGAATTTTTGGTTCGGTTGGTTCGGGCAAATCTTCTATTCTGGAGGCGATCTCGTTTGCTTTGTATGGTGAAACGGAACGTCTCAACTCTAGAGACAGACGCGCCTACAACATGATGAATTTGAAATCAAACAAATCATATATTGAGTTCGATTTTATCAACTTTGAAAATAAAAAATTTCGTGCTACAAGAGAATTCAGGAGAAATTCTAAAAACTTTGAAGATGTAAAAGCTCCAACTGTAACGTTCTACGAATGGAAAAATGAAAACTGGATTCCTTTGGATCATTCCGATTCTGAAAAAATTGTTGGTTTAAGTTATGCTAATTTCAAACGTACGATCATCATTCCACAAGGTCAGTTTAAAGAATTTTTAGAGCTCGGAGCGACCGACCGCACGAATATGATGAAAGAAATTTTCAGTCTTCAGCGTTTTGATCTACAGAATAATGTTTCGGCTCTGAATGCTAAAAACAGATCTGAACTCGATCAGTTGGAAGGCCAGTTGAAAGGTTTTGAAGGCATTAACGAAGAGCAGATTTCTGTACAGAAAGAAAATTTAAAGCTTAAACGACAGAAATTTGAAGAAATAAATATTCAGTTTAAACATATTGAAGAAAAATACCAGCAGCTTAACAATTTAAAGGCTGATTTTGAATTACTGAAACAGAAAAAAGATAATTTTGAAAAACTATCTAATCAGAAAAATGAAATAGATCAGTCAGAGGTGAAAACCGAATTATTTGATACAATTTTCAGGATTTTTACGCCTATTATCAGTGAAAAAAATAAACTTCAAAAAGAAATTTCAGAACAGAAGCAAAATAAGGCCAATCAGCTTAAGATTTTACATGAAACTGAAATAAAATCTGAAAACATCAAAAATAGACTGGCTGCGATTCTTCCAAAATTTG includes the following:
- a CDS encoding YchJ family protein gives rise to the protein MNCPCCSGKSYEECCKPYHTGEKNAPTVEALMRSRFSAFAIPNGAYLMETTLPEKRKLHNKSELQEWGEINEWTKLEIVKTPALNQVEFKAYYTDEDGKPQIHHEFSVFKKIQARWYYVSGKFLK
- a CDS encoding FKBP-type peptidyl-prolyl cis-trans isomerase — its product is MTIENNHVVAVSYILHTIEEDGSKILVEETTAENPLTFLYGLGMMIPKFEQNILGLKAGDKAAFVIQPDEAYGEKDPEAIAQLPIDMFNEAGTPPLGAILPLTDNEGNNFQAFVVEVTPEVVVADLNHPMAGKTLDFQVEIVNTRPATEEELQHGHPHGIDGNEAH
- a CDS encoding VF530 family protein yields the protein MEEKSKDPLHGKRLDAILEELVEYYHGFEKLGEQINIKCFTDNPSINSSLKFLRKTDWARAKVESLYLYVLRQKKKNEAKKG
- a CDS encoding metallophosphoesterase family protein codes for the protein MKILHTADWHLGKRLDRFSRLEEQVLVLNEIVEIADREKIDLVLIAGDLFDNFNPGVEATELFYKTLKRLSLNGKRPVVAISGNHDSPSLIDAPDPLARECGIILIGHPKAKVQPFELEHFKISKTADGFIELEFKNLSFPVRILHTPYANEVRLKEYFGENKEEQLSHVLSESWRQIADEFCDKKGINLLMAHLYMNKKGAPLLDEPEGEKPIKIGNADLIWSDIIPHQIQYTALGHLHGFQNIGTAEKPVVYASSPLCYSFSEAGQTKYVSIIEAEPNKQVTLDKMALKNGKCVIRKTFDSVDKTIEWLQENPNSLVELTLKSETFLKAEERKLIYQTHSGIVHLIPKVKNEEFNENQLSEINLNQDILALFKDYFKSKNGGQEANDDIIGLFKEIENY